The proteins below come from a single Candidozyma auris chromosome 3, complete sequence genomic window:
- the SIW14 gene encoding putative tyrosine protein phosphatase, giving the protein MADYDSPFQMDEDFGSPNRVLEPDLSHPSLSDTSPSEASGKGKGSEEIKTLETLPPQSSQKIGTEALRSRLRRIKLEDGVGTTTEEEDLTYEEDADDKFDKEAAEKARVEYLKASELVSQPLTPPENFAPVINNIYRSSFPQQANFSFLKTLKLNSVLCLIPEEYPKSHEEFFEQEGIKLFHLGMAGNKEPFVIISSDLITEAIKIVINPANHPILIHCNRGKHRTGCLVGVLRRLQKWSLTIIFDEYRKFAAPKERPMDQQFIELYDEKRILSYAQENGLLPLKWS; this is encoded by the coding sequence ATGGCCGACTATGACAGCCCGTTTCAGATGGACGAAGATTTCGGACTGCCGAACCGCGTATTGGAGCCAGATCTATCTCACCCCAGCTTGAGCGACACAAGTCCGTCTGAGGCATCCGGGAAAGGCAAGGGAAGCGAAGAAATAAAGACATTGGAAACATTACCGCCTCAGAGCTCACAGAAAATTGGTACGGAGGCTCTTCGATCAAGACTTCGGAGAATCAAACTCGAGGATGGTGTAGGAACAACGACGGAAGAGGAGGATCTAACTTATGAGGAGGATGCCGATGATAAGTTCGACAAGGAAGCTGCCGAAAAGGCTCGAGTAGAATACTTGAAAGCGTCAGAATTAGTCAGTCAGCCGTTGACCCCACCAGAGAATTTTGCGCCCGTGATAAATAATATCTACCGGTCATCGTTCCCGCAGCAGGCGAATTTCTCCTTTCTCAAGACATTGAAGTTGAATTCCGTTCTTTGTCTAATACCTGAAGAATATCCAAAGTCTCACGAGGAGTTTTTTGAGCAAGAGGGAATCAAGCTCTTTCATCTCGGTATGGCAGGTAACAAAGAGCCCTTTGTCATTATTAGTAGCGATTTGATCACAGAGGCAATAAAGATCGTGATCAACCCTGCCAATCACCCAATCCTCATACACTGCAATAGAGGAAAACATAGAACAGGATGTCTAGTTGGAGTGTTACGAAGACTACAAAAATGGTCACTAACAATAATCTTCGATGAGTACCGCAAGTTTGCAGCCCCTAAGGAGCGGCCCATGGACCAACAGTTCATTGAGCTATATGACGAGAAGCGTATTCTACTGTACGCACAAGAGAATGGATTACTTCCCTTGAAGTGGAGTTGA
- the STE2 gene encoding alpha-factor pheromone receptor STE2: MEFTGDIVLKYTLSGEEYSSTFEQLDSSVNRSLELGVVHGIAIACGVLLMVLSWVIIIKKKNPIFVLNQLTLLLMVIKSSLYLAFLFGPLSSLTYKFTRVLPHDKWHAFHVYIATNVIHTLLIATVEMTLVFQIYIIFKSPEVRHLGYILTGAASALALTIVALYIHSTVISAVQLKEQLLMHEIKITNSWVNNVPIILFSASLNVVCIILIAKLALAIKTRRYLGLKQFDGLHILMITSTQTFIVPSVLMIVNYKQSSSYSTLLANISVILVVCNLPLSSLWAASANNSSTPTSSANTVFSRWDSKFSDTETIAHELPLIPGKAEKLQLVSPITEKGDTHTMCESHGDQDSIDKMLDDIEGAVMTTEFNLNNRTV; the protein is encoded by the coding sequence ATGGAATTTACTGGAGACATTGTTCTCAAGTATACTTTGAGCGGTGAGGAGTACCTGTCTACATTTGAGCAATTAGATAGCTCTGTCAACCGGTCCCTTGAGCTTGGCGTGGTTCACGGTATAGCTATCGCATGTGGGGTCCTATTGATGGTTCTCTCATGGGTCATCataatcaagaagaaaaatccGATTTTCGTATTGAACCAACTCACCTTGTTGCTCATGGTCATCAAGTCGTCTTTATACCTTgctttcctctttgggCCGTTGAGTTCCCTCACTTACAAGTTCACCAGAGTACTCCCCCACGATAAATGGCACGCTTTCCATGTATACATCGCCACGAACGTCATTCACACGTTGCTCATAGCAACAGTGGAGATGACCTTGGTTTTCCAAATCTACATCATCTTTAAGTCACCGGAAGTTCGCCACTTGGGCTATATATTGACCggtgctgcttctgctttggCCCTCACTATCGTTGCCTTGTACATCCACAGCACTGTCATTTCAGCAGTGCAATTGAAGGAGCAACTTTTGATGCACGAAATCAAGATCACAAATTCCTGGGTCAACAACGTGCCCATCATTTTGTTTTCGGCTTCCTTGAATGTGGTGTGTATCATTCTCATTGCTAAACTCGCCTTGGCCATCAAGACCAGAAGGTACCTTGGGTTGAAGCAGTTTGACGGTTTGCACATCTTGATGATCACCTCTACGCAAACGTTCATTGTGCCCTCTGTATTAATGATCGTCAACTACAAGCAGTCTTCTTCGTACCTGACGCTCTTGGCCAACATAAGTGTCATTCTCGTCGTTTGCAACCTTCCCTTGAGCTCATTGTGGGCAGCTTCTGCAAACAACAGTTCTACACCGACTTCCTCCGCCAACACTGTCTTCTCCAGATGGGACTCGAAGTTTTCTGACACAGAAACAATCGCCCACGAGCTACCACTTATTCCGGGCAAGGCCGAAAAGTTACAGTTGGTGAGCCCAATCACTGAGAAAGGAGACACTCATACAATGTGCGAGTCCCACGGGGACCAGGACCTGATCGATAAGATGCTTGACGACATAGAAGGGGCCGTTATGACTACGGAGTTCAACCTCAACAATAGAACCGTCTAA
- the HHT2 gene encoding histone H3, translating into MARTKQTARKSTGGKAPRKQLASKAARKSAPSTGGVKKPHRYKPGTVALREIRRFQKSTDLLIRKLPFQRLVREIAQDFKTDLRFQSSAIGALQESVEAYLVSLFEDTNLCAIHAKRVTIQKKDIQLARRLRGERS; encoded by the coding sequence ATGGCTAGAACAAAGCAGACAGCTAGAAAATCCACTGGTGGTAAGGCCCCAAGAAAGCAGTTGGCTTCTAAGGCCGCCAGAAAGTCCGCCCCATCTACCGGCGGTGTCAAGAAGCCTCACAGATATAAGCCAGGTACCGTTGCCTTGAGAGAGATTAGAAGGTTCCAGAAGTCCACTGACCTTTTGATCAGAAAGTTGCCTTTCCAGAGATTGGTCAGAGAAATTGCTCAGGACTTCAAGACCGACTTGAGATTCCAGTCCTCTGCCATTGGTGCTTTGCAGGAATCCGTTGAGGCTTACTTGGTCTCCTTGTTTGAGGACACCAACTTGTGTGCCATCCACGCCAAGAGAGTCACCATTCAGAAGAAGGACATCCAGTTGGCCAGAAGATTGAGAGGCGAGAGATCTTAA
- the HHF22 gene encoding histone H4 gives MSGRGKGGKGLGKGGAKRHRKILRDNIQGITKPAIRRLARRGGVKRISALIYEEVRGVLKSFLENVIRDAVTYTEHAKRKTVTSLDVVYALKRQGRTLYGFGG, from the coding sequence ATGTCTGGTAGAGgaaaaggaggaaaaggTCTCGGAAAGGGTGGCGCTAAGCGTCACagaaagatcttgagagACAACATTCAAGGTATTACCAAGCCAGCCATCAGAAGATTGGCCAGAAGAGGTGGTGTCAAGCGTATTTCTGCTTTGATCTACGAGGAAGTCAGAGGTGTCTTGAAgtccttcttggagaacgTTATCAGAGACGCTGTCACTTACACTGAGCACGCCAAGAGAAAGACTGTTACTTCTCTCGACGTTGTCTACGCTTTGAAGAGACAGGGTAGAACCTTGTACGGTTTCGGTGGTTAA